The Moorena producens PAL-8-15-08-1 genomic interval CCCGACCAGGGGTGCGGTCATATTGGGTCAAAACTCGGAGTTTCCAGCCAGTTTCCTCCTCAAAGCTTTCTAAATCTTCGACTAGTCTCTGCTCTTGAAGCTCTGGAATAAAGTTCGCTAAATCAATGACTGGTGTTTGAACCTCGGGCAGTAACTCAGGATTGTCGTAAGCCTTGGCCTCAGGAGCAATCGCCCACATAGAACAAGCTAGGAACAGTGCTGCGAAGGATACTAAAATTCGTTTTGGAAACAGATACTGCATAGTTATTTTCAATCGGCAATGGACAGTATGCTTATCTTTTAGATAAATAATCAAGTAAAACTAAGCATTTCTTTACACTTGTTTACTTTATTCTAATCTTGGTTGCGATCGCAAAATGTTCGATCTTGTACAGTAAAGGGATCATTGACAGGGGTAAGTTTCTGAGCTCAGGGTCAAACAGGGAGTATGGATAATGTAGGGTATATGAATGGTATGGGATAATAGAAGGGGGTCTAGATTGGTTACATGTTGAGTTGCCAGAACTATCCCCAGTTAGCGCCTGGATTCCATCAGGTGGTGATCAACAATAAACCTGTAGAATTAGAATCAGAATTAGGGGTTAAATTAAACAGTATTGTAGAGGATAAAATAGCCAGGTAATGTAAGCTATCAGCCGTCAGCCGTCAGCCGTCAGTAATTTGCGTAGCATGCACGTAGCTTATAGCTTACCAACTCATGGATTAATTACTTGGTAAAATCTGGAACAGTATTACTTTTAATAGCGCTTATAATATTGCTTATAATAAGTTTATATAATTATTAATTAAAACTTAAATTTAATTAATAATTAACCTAATTAAGAGATATTTGTTAAAGTAAATATCAAGAAGTCTTAAAACCTTGCTATGATTGTATTTTAGGTATTAAATTTTTCAATCTTCATAGTTTATATAAAACCTTATTTTACAAGGATTACAGCGATTTTACAAATCAGATATAAGGGTACGAATTGATATTTTGATTTGTTAACCTCAGTTTTGGATAGTGGTGATTGAAGCGAAACGAGCAGAATACTCTTTAAAGGTAGGGATACCACAAGCTCTAGCTTATATGTTGGCTAATCCTGAGCTACAAAAGCCTGCTTTCGGATTTGTGACTAATGGTGGTGAATTTATTTTTCTGAAAGCGATGCAGCGCGGTCTTGGGGGTTTCCCTCATGAGCGACTGCATCAAGACACTGATTCGACAAGATAAACTGCAATATGCTTTTTCTAATCAGTTCTCTCTGCTGAATCGTGGCAATGATCTATATACTGTCGCGAGAATATTAAAACACTTAGGTCAGTTAGTACGTCAATGACTGAAAGCTTATAGCTTTCAGCTTTGAGATCAACAAGGAAGTATAGCGCTTTCAAATCAAATGTGAAAACGCTATAGTAACCATTGAAGAATTTTTAATTGCCCCCAGCGGTACTAGGTGCTCCAAATTCGCCTGGCAGCTGATTAATGTGCTCAATCCCTAGTCGTTGGCACAGCAATTTCAGTTGCCGGAGGGTTGGTCTAGCCTCAGTCCTACCAGAGACCCAGCGCTGGTTCGCACGAGGAATACCATAGTAGATAGCTAATTCGTCTTGAGACAAATTGGTGCGTTCAATTGTTAGAGCCTCCAAAGGTGAATCACTACTGTGTTTGCGCTTTTTACTTTTCTCTGTCATAGTATGCTGGCTCAGCATAGTTTTCAGGCCAGACTTAACAGGATTATAGTAAGGCATCAAAATCAGATACAACAACAGACATTGAAATGCGATTCGGCAAAGCCGACGCTGCGCGATCGCATAAGCCTGTCAATCTATTACCGCTAAGGTTTCAGGATTTATTCATGTCTCCTTGTCTCCGTGTATATATACACCATTTTGGTCAAGCCACTTGTCAATTAATTCATTGACAACATCGCTCATGTCCCTGTCTTGCATAACACAAGCTGCTTTAAAGTTCTTTTTTTTATCTTTGGATAGATAAACCCGTATTGATTCTTCAGCCACTGTCCTACTACCAGTAAACAACTTTACTCCATTCTGGCATCAATGATTTTTTTTACAAAATTTATAAATTTATTTTCCCAGGAATGAGGTAGGATAGGGAAAGCCAGCGCGCCGAGCACTCATAGTTCATGCGCTGGCTAATACTCCATTGTTCAAAGGAGATAGCTCCATTATGGCTTATCTACAAAACCTCCAGCCTTGGGCAGTGACCCGCCTTCCCCAACCCAATGGGTAATCATCGGTCGCTACTGCACTCGCTCTGATGCAGAGGCACACCCTCAGTTATGGCGTCAGCGAGTCCCTGATACCCAATTTGAACTTGTCTTTGATTTGCCCGGTAGCAAAAACTATAGGGATTTTCCTCTTGATCAACTCACTCATTAATTTAATATGGGTCGGTTGTGAATTGTTAATTGTGAATTGTTAATTGTGAATTGTTATTTTCAATTCACAAAAGAATAACTCTACAATCCCTACCTGTAACAATGACCAATTTATTTCGGCGACTCAACCCTGCTAAGAAATTCCGGATTACGGTTTACATGATAGCTAGATTACTGAAAATTTCCTATCGCCTGATCGTGCGGGTAGAATTTTGGAACTATGTAATCTTTGTCCATCGCCGTGATCGAGGTGGACAATTTATCAGTTATCGGAAATTATCACAATGGCAAAATGCTGTCGCTTGCCAGATTCAACAATGTACTACTTTGCCAGCACTGAAGCAATTGTGGTTTTCTATTGAAACAGACTGCCACCAGTACTCAAAGCAGTATAGCCAAAATTATTACCATTTTATATGGCCAATTTGGAGAAAACAATGGGATAGGCTTTGGCAGCAGGGTAATGTCCCATAATCCCTGTGAGAGTTGTTTGATTTCCATTGAAGCAATTGCTTTGACTAATTAGGAAACACTTTTAAGCGATGCGACCTAGGAGCCGCCAAAGGCGATTGGCCGTAGGCCACGCTACGCGAACGCATAACTTTATCCATAGTAAACTAAAGGTAAAAATTGAGTATAGGAGCGACTGTAGAACTATCTGCTTAGTTGGCATGTCTATTGAACAAGACACATAAAACTATAGGGATAACATTGATTCATTAATCATTTTGACCATCTTTTGCTCACGAATAACTTAGTGAAGACCAAAAGGATGCTGAGTAAATAACAAGCAGATGAAATCGCCCAATATATGGATTGAGGCTTGCAATTCCCATGATTTTGAAAAAATTCTTGCCCACTATGACCAGAATATAGCGTCAAAAACCTCACGTCTAACCCTGAAATTAATGCTTATAAGCCGTTGATATAGCTCCTCTAAATTATCTATTATTATTTTATGCTCTAGTTGTAACTTTCTAATTACTGCCAAAGTCCCCTTAACATTTAAACCTAATCGTATTGCCTGTTTTCTAGCCGCAAAATCATCCAAAATAATATAATCTGTTTGTAATTCTATCCCTAAAGCAATAGCTTCTGACTCTCCCTGTCCTAAACGGTCATTAAGACGATTGGCTAAAGAAACTAATTTTACCCCTTTAACCATTAATTGATTATTGGCAATCAAATTATCAATATAAGCACTTGCTTCATCATTCTTCGCATTAATTTCTTCTTTGACAACTTGCGGTAAATAAAATTTATCCTCAGACTCAATGAACTGCGTCAAAAAATCTAATCGTGCTAGAAATATCAAAGGAGAAGAATTAAATACAATTTTCATCTGGAATCACCAGTTTCGTTCAATGGTTATATCTTCAGAAGATAGGTAAGAAAACTCAATTCCCATTAAATCCAAAATTTTTAGAAAAACTTCAGGTTCTATTTGCATTATTTCTGCTGCTTTCTGTAAACTAATTAGTCGAGAAACTAAAGCTCCTATGACAAAGATAAAATTTTCTTTTTGCCCCATCTCCTGAAACAACTGTACTTCAGAAGCAATCGTTTTGAACATTTCTTTGTTACTCATGTTTCTTACTCCAAAAAACTAATAAGCTGTTGTGCATTTAAACTGTATATTTTTTAAATAAAATCACAAAATTTAAATAAAATCAAAAAAATAGATTCCAGTTTCCTTTTGCCTTTTGCCTTTTGCCTTTTGCCTTTTGCCTTGCTAAAACCCATTTAATATGCATTAAAGCTTACCAATCTTCTTGACATCAACTCAGCGCCCCCAACGCTTCCAGTGCTGACTTCTGTGCTAGGGTCAAACCGGTAACCCCTGTGATATTCATACCTTGGTAAGGTCGATCAGGAATCAAGGTTTTAATACACTGACCTGTGTTAGTATCCCAAACTTTAATAGTCCCATCATTACTGCCACTGGTAAGCCAATAACTGCTCACTTGTTCTTGATCAGATCTATCCTGATGATCTTGATGTTTTACAGGACTAAACCCAATCGATGATCGTACTGAATTCCGATGACCGTGTAAGCTTCTCAGATAGTTACCCGTACTTGCTTGCCAAAGCCTAACGGTTTGATCTAAGCTACCACTGGCAATCAACTCACCATCAGGACTAAAGGCGACAGACCAGACACCTTTACTATGGCCTCGTAAAATCCTGACACATTCCCCAGTCCTAACATCCCAAATCCGAACAGTTTGGTCTCCACTGCTGCTAACTAGGCTTTGGCCATCAGGACTAAACGCCACCGATTGTACCCGACTAGTGTGACCCTGTAAAACCTTCAGACATTCACTACTCCTGACATCCCATAAGCGTATGGTTTCATCTTCACTACCACTGGCTAGGGTTTGACCGTCTCGACTGAAGGTAACAGACCAAATCCAACTGGTGTGACCCCGTAATATCTTAAAACATTCACGAGTATTGACATCCCATAACCGGATGGTTTTGTCATCACCACTACTGGCAAGAGTCTCACCAAGAGGACTAAAACTAACCGATTGCACCCAATAGGAGTGACCGCGCAATACTTTCAGGCATTGACCTGTACTCACTGACCACAAGTGTATGGTTTGGTCAGCGCTGCTGCTAGCGAGAATTTCACCATTGGGATGAAATGCCACCGAAGTCACCCAACCGGTGTGTCCCTCTAGTCTCTTTAAACAGTTATCACTACTGACATCCCACAACCTGACCATGTTATCAGTACTGGCACTGGCTAATTGTTCACCATTGGGACTGAATACTGCTGAAAATACTGAATTAGTATATCCTTGTAGAATTTTAAGACATCGACCTGTGTTGCTATTCCATAGACGTACGGTTTGGTCACTGCTGCCACTAGCTACGGTTCGACCATCCCGATTGAATGCCACTGAAAATATCGAATTGGTGTGTCCTTGTAGGTAGTTCAGGCATTCACCACTGCTGACATTCCACAGTCTCACCGTCTGGTCATCACTGCCACTGACTAGGGTTTGCCCATCGGCACTAAACATCACTGACCGTATTCTGTCGCTATGGTTAGTTAAGGTGTTGAGACATTCACCTGTGCATGGATCCCACAATTTAATGGTAAAGTCAGCACTTGCACTGGCTAACATCGCACCATCGGGACTAAAATTAACTGACCAAATCCGATTAGTATGACCATGACAGATCTGGCGACATTCACCAGTACTAAGATCCCACAGTCTCACTTTCTGGTCATCACTAGCACTAGCTAGGATTTTACCATCTGCACTAAACGCCACCGAAAGGACTTGACCGGTGTGTCCCTGACATACCTGACGGCATTCACCAGTGTTTACGTCCCAAAGCCTCACTGTTGATTCATCACTACCACTGGCTAGGGTTTTACCATCCCTACTGAATGCTACTGACCAAATAGAACTGGTATGGCCTTCTAAGGTTTTAATACACTGACCTGTGCTGACATTCCATAGTTTAATCGTTTTGTCACTACTGCAACTGGCTAGGGTATTACCATCAGGACTAAAGGCCACAGACCAAACCCAACCGGTATGACCTTTACAAATTAAAATTGGCTTACCATTCTCGACTTGCCATAAACGCAACTGACCTTCCACATCTCCAGTAGCTAAAAGCTTACCATCAGGACTAAACGCTACCCCAAATACTACTCCTAAGGTTTTAGTAAACACTGACTTAGATAAATCGGAGTGAGCGAAATTGACATCTTGTAAATCCACCCCTTGTAGATAAGCTTGCCAAATGGTAACTCTTGAAAAATCATAGCCTTTTAAACAGATTTGCTGTTGACAAAGGAGATTAATAATATTTCCACCAGCGTAGCCAATGGCTAAGGCAGGTTTGCCTCGAAGCGTGTTGAGAATCTGATTTAGATGGGTTTCTAGGTTACTCTTACCCGTTAAAGCAATCTGTAAACGCTCTACAATGGGTTTGATAATGAGACGAATTTGAGTATTTCTAAGATAATCTTTGGTCTGAGCTTTGAGGATAGCATGAGTCCTAAATAGGGATTTTTCCCAGTGATTAGTGTTATTAATGGCAGTTACACCAGCAATAATGTCTTCACAGATTTGCTCAACCAAGCGTTCAGTTATGTATTCCATCACCACCGGTTGTAGGGAAAACAGAGACGCTTTTCTTTCCACAAGCGATCGCTGTTCCAAGGATTCCAGGGTGTCGATCAGTTGTTGGGGGGGTACGGGGGGAAATATATCATTTCGTAAGTCAGCAAATGAGGCTTCTTCTCGATTGATGGCGAGCCAAAAAATTACTGTTCGTTCTGGAGCGCTTAATCGGGCAAAATGCTGATCCAAAAGATTTTTAATATTCCCAAATATTATCGCATTTTGCTTTAAAAATTCCGCAATATTACCGGCGAATAATTTATGAATTGTTGTCGCCACAATTTTTAGAGCTAAGGGATTACCAGAATAGCCAGTAATTAAATGATTCCATTCCTTTTCTTCCCCTTGAAAAGACCCGATAATATTAAATATTTCTTGTCCTTCAGCGGTTTTTAACCCAGTTATTTGTAGGGAGCGAACAGGTAGCATTTCTGCTTCTAGCAGTCCAATTTCTTGAGGCTTCTCCCGAGAGGTTAGTACTAAGCAGCTTTGATGGGAGGTTTCCCCCCAGCGTCTCAACAGTTTACCGTATTCTTCATATCCAGCTCGATAATTTCCAGCAGCATTGCTTTGAGCTCCCCCTTGTAAAATTGTTTCCATATTGTCGAGAACTAGCAAACAACGGTGGGAGCGTATATCATTCAGCAGTCGGGAAATTTTTTTGTCTGTAGTATCTGGTAAATCAATGTCTTGCTGATTGGATAGAAATCTCAGCAACTGAGTCAAAATCTCTGATAGGTCAGGAGCATTACGTAGGGAGCGCCAAATAACAAACTCAAACTGGTGTTGGAGTTGTTGGGCAAGCTTGATGGAGAGGGAGGTTTTGCCCATGCCGCCCATACCTAACAAGGCAACTAGCCGACAGTGTTCGCTCAGAATCCATTGCTGCAACTGGGCTAGTTCTGATTGTCGTCCATAAAAGAAACGAACATCAACGGCTTCTGACCAATCGTGACGTGGTTTTGCGTTCCCGTAGCGTGGCCTTAGGCCAATCCCATCGGTTTCCTCGGTCGAGTCCCCGACTGGGGTTGTGGTTTCTTGTGTAGTTGGCTGTTGGTTCGAGGATCTAGTTTCCTGTTCACTGCGCCACCGTCGTTCGATCGCTGAGCGAAAGTTCTTTTTACTGACTTTTTCCCCCAAAGCCTCTGAGAGAAGTTTCCACAGCTTCGGACCGACATCATGTTTCAGGTAAGTCGGGGAATAGCCATAGGTATCTGCAATCTTATCATAACTCTGACGCTTCCAGGACCAAGATGCCTCAATTAACGCTTGCTGTAAATCAGTGAGATGATTCCCCGATTTGGCAAACACTAAGGCATTGGCGAATTCCAGAGCGTCTTCAAGGTTCATAGATAGCAGTTGTCAATGGGGTGAGGTACTTTCATTATGGGTTGCGCGGGAGTAGGGAGTAGGGAGTAGGGAGTAGGGAGTAGGGAAAAAATCCTGTGTACCTCATAGTTATGATACATGCTATTGTGTTTTGATTATAGTTTATTCTGCTATATAATGTTGTTATTTATTTATCTTGTTATTTACCAAAAATTCTGGGTTTAAAGCCCCGTCCTTCTAGGACGGCTTTTAGTTGAAAATTATCTCGCGCCAGGGTATAATTAAAACATGAGTACAGGCTGAAAAAACCGTAGGCTGAGCCGGGAGAGAGACCCGTAACTTATCGACCTAGAAGAAGTAATGCTCGGAGGGCTTGAAGTTACCGTAAGTAGAGGGTCGCCAATGAGCGTCGGCAGGTTATGCAGCATAGGGAAAAGGTTTTGTAGTAAGGCGACCCTCTACTAAGGTTTCGTCTCTGGTAAAGTCCTCCTTTCTTGATGCAGTCGCTCATGGGGGAAACCACGGCAGTCGCTCATGGGGGGAACCCCCAAGACCGCGCTGCCTCCCCAAGACCGCGCAAATCACGCTAAAAACCCAATCATCAACTAAAAATTGGTGTGTGAACCCAGAAAAAATCACGGTTTGAGATAACACGGTACGGTGGGGTTAGAAGTTACCGTAAGAAGAGTGGAGCCTTTAAGGGTTACAGGCTATGCATAAAAGAGGTGCGACCCGTGGCGAATTTAATTCGCCGAACGCGCCCCGCGTCTCCTACGGAGAACGGAAAGCGCACCTTTGGTTAAAACTTTTTTATTAAGGCTCCACTCTTCTAAGGTTTCGTCTCCGGCACACCGAAGGTGAAAAGGAAGGGAAACGGACTTTTTAAGGCACTTCCTATTAAGTAATCAAACGCAATCGCGAGAATCGCCCTCTGGGTCTGTTGTGAACTGACTGGAAACTTGGTCAATACGGGTTTTTGGTTTAGGCATTGTCTAATTTTTGGCGGCGTCAAAGATTGGAACATAATGGTTTAAGGTGGCTCGTTGATCTAGGAATCCCCGCGTCTTTAGACCGGGGAGTGTCAATAATAGTTAAGGTCGTAGGTGTTAGCTTTTAAAGCTCAGGGGGTGAGACAATAGCTGCAAAAGCTGATTTGGTAAAGAGTGCAGCAATTTAAGCTAAAAAAAATTGGTCTAGTTATCTCAATCAGACCAATCCTAATGACAATGTTACCAGAATTTTAGCAAATACACTTTAAATTAAGGCAAAAGGCAAAAGAAAAGAATAAAGAGGTTTTGAAGCGAATCAGCGTCAAAAAAAAACCGTATCTCATAAGTGCGATAAACGCGCTTAAGTTAGCCTATTTCCAAATCAACTTCAAATCCAATCGGAAACCGGGTAATACTTCCTCACCAGAAATAATCTGGGGAGATTGTAGAATTTCTTTTGCTTTACCAGAGCGGTATATCTCAACCTGTTGATTTTGATAGTTAATCAACCAACCGAGGCGACAGCCATTATCCATATACTCCAGCATCTTGTTCTGTAGAGATGTCAGAGAATCAGTTTTGGAGCGCAATTCAATCACAAAGTCAGGACATAGAGGTGGAAAGCTTTCTTGTTCCTCAAGACTAAGGCTGTTCCATCGGTCTGAGCTAACCCAAGCTGCATCAGGAGAACGTCCTGCTCCATTGGGGAGTTGAAAGACAGTAGAGGAGTCGAAAACTTCCCCAAGTTGGGTCTGACGATTCCAAGCTTGCAGTTGGTAAGTTAGATCAGCATTACGCCTACCGGTATTTCCTCCTGTTGGGGGCATAACAATTAGTTCTCCATCAGCAGTCAGTTCCAACCGCAAATCCCGGTTAGCTGCTGCAATTTTCTCAAATTCCCGATCGGTTAACCTCAGGAGTGGTCGCAGGTCAAGAGTTAAAGGGTTCATGTTCCCTATTCCTTGTTCTGTTTACTATCAATCTAAACTATTGAGAAGCTTTTCAATTTTGATCGCTTGCTGCTCTTTCATTGATTCTGGAAAACTTAACTCGATCCCAATGGAATGAACAGATCCGGTATCAACTGGCTCTATAGTTTCCACCTGAGCCAAAAAACTAATATCTTTTAAGTTATTCGATTCTTGAGTTACCAGTAAACTGACCATGGGTTTAGTCTGCTGCATGATATCGAGATTGGTAATCTGGCTGCCATCTAATTCCAACCGTAAATCATGAGTCCCAATTTCCGTTATTGTCGCGCTAACGGAATAGTTTTTCCAAAAATCCCAATATAATTGCACCGCCCCTTGAACTTTTTGACGTACCTTGGTCTCTTGAGCTGGTTGGAATTCACGGAAAACTCGTCTGAGACTCGTAGCAATAAACCTAAGGGATTGTAGAGGATGGTCGGTCTCAGATCGTCTCTGGGAATACCACTCCTTGACATCAGAATAAATAACTAACACCAGATCATCGTGCTGAGTAGGGGTGAGATTAATAAAATTAACAAATATCTTCACCTGGTCACCCATAGCAACTTCTCGCACCACCCGCCCTCGGACCAAGCACTTGTGTCCGTAGTCTCCTTCGATTTCCACTCTAATTTCATCAGGGATGTTGGGTAGGGTATTCAGCAGAATTTGGACGCCACTTTCACTAATATTAACGGTTTTACCGATCCAACGGTGGTGTGGAGTATGAATCACAGCCGTTAACTTCCTTGGCATCCGGTGGGATCGACGGAGTTGGGGTTGCTCGAAAGCAACTAGACAAGCAGCAATCAGCAGGATTAAGTTAAAGATAGACCAAAACACATTAACAATCACCGCTTGGCTATCCTCTGGTCTTAACCATAGCCACAGGGGTACAGTAAACAAGGCAGCAGTAGCCAGTGCAGCCACTAACACCAGGTACTTTACCGAATCAAAATCAAAGCTGCGCTTGGTAACATTCATCCCTTTATCTGTAACATTGAAAGACCCTAACTTAGGATTAATCAGAGCTAAGAGGGTAACAATTCCCGCCTGGAATGACAGGGCAAATTCAAAAATCTCGTTCCAGAAAGAAAAACGGACGTGCTTGTAGGGAATGTGGTTGGTCTGCATCGATAAGATAACGTGAGGCAGAGCATAGCACAAGGTTTCAAAACCGAGACCCTTAACCGAATTGATGCCAAATAATAAGAATAGAGTGGGTGCGATCGCATACATCAATCGCGGGAAGCCGAAGAAAAAGTGGGCTGTGGCACTCATGTAGCACAACCGTTGCGCCAGGCTCAAATTCACCTTCCGGTTGAACAAGGGATTTTCCAGGCGCAGAATCTGAGCCATTCCCCTAGCCCAACGTACCTGTTGACCGATATAGGCCGAAAATTTCTCTGGCGCTAAACCTGCCACCATAATCTTGTCGTAATAGACCGACTCGTAACCCTTTGAGTGCAGACGGAAGGCAGTATGGCAGTCTTCGGTAACTGTTTCGGTAGCAATCCCTCCGATTTCCATGACGTGGGTTTTCCGAATCACCGCCGCAGACCCACAAAAGAAAGCTGCATTCCAGAAATCATTGCCCTTTTGCAGCACCTTATAAAACAGTTCATTACCCACAGGTATTCTGCCTTCTGTGAGCAGATTACGCTCAAAGGGGTCTGGGTTATAAAACCAGTGGGGTGTTTGGACAAAGGAAACCTTAGGGTTAAAAAAGAAGCCAACAGTTTCCTTCAATAAGCTTTTAGCGGGAATGTGGTCACAATCCAGAATAAGGACTAAATCTCCTTTGGTATTGTGAAAAGCCGTATTGATATTGCCAGCTTTAGCATGATCATTGTTATCCCGAGTTAGGAGTTCGCAGCCTATATCCTCACACATTTGGCGCAACTTTTCCCTACGCTCTGGATACTTTCTGCCATCATCAAGAACATAAACCGATTTTTTATCAGCCGGATAGTCAATGGCTACAGCCGCTAAGGTTGTTTTGCGGACAATTTCGATATCTTCGTTATAGGTAGGAATGTAAATATCAACGCTAAACCACTCCTCTTGGGGAATATTTTCTAAACTAACCGCTTGACGTTCTTTGATTTTTAAGGTTTGAAAGTACGCCAGAAATAAGGTGGCGATCGCATAGAATTCTGCTCCATACAACAGGAAGCAAAAAACGATATTCAGCCACCCTTCAAAATTAAGGGTATATCGAGTGCGGTAATAAAAATAGCGTAGGGTAGTGAAAACGCTAAGTAAAACCAACAATAAGTGGAGATATTCACTGGTTTTACGATTGGGTTTATCTTCCTCCATCTGAATAATCACCCGTCCCACCAGTAACAAAATTAAACCAAGCAACCCTTGTTGCCAAATTGGTGGGCGAGCAGTAATTAGAGGAATGAATAGTAATAGTAAAGATACAATTAGCAACAGCAATTGACGGCGACTTAGCCACTGTAAAATCTCGCCAAATATATAGGGTAAGTCTTCCACTACCCAGACTGTTAGTTTCTCTCGCTGTTGGGGTGTCGTCACCAAGCCTCTTTGACCCGGTTTTGACCTAATCTTTAAAAATGGAATAGTCATTAATTTCTATCCCTAGCCATTTTTTGTAGATAAAACTGAATAACCCCGTAACTAATCAGGGTAGCAGCTATAATAGCTGGAGCTAACATCAACCAACTTCTTATTATGAAGTTAAAAATTTGCTGAGTCAACTCAGGTTTTTCCATTTGACGCTTTCGCTCTTGCTGGAAAAAATCCATATTATAAGAATTTTGGTCATAAATATCGGGATTTTCCGAGTTAGCACTAATTAGTACCGTGTCTCCCTTGATTTGAGAGAATAGTGGGTCTTGGCTTAAGAAATCTTGGACTTTATCTAAGCCTTTTTCGGTTTGAGCAATTAGAGCAAGCAGCACCCGTTCTTTATTCCATGGCGAGATAATTTCTTTGATCACCCCATCATGATCAGACCAGGTTTGAATCTGACTATCACTGCGCTGCCGTGTCAAGAAATTTTTTAATTTAAAGTCACCAGAGGAGAAAATTTCGGGAAACGGAAATTTATTTTGAGTACCAATTCCGACCAGATGATGGTCACTGCGTTCCTCAGTCGGTAAAGAGTCTTTGGTGTAAACTGATAGCTGGATTGATTCTGCTTTGCTTAACCGTCCCAGTCTGTTAGTGAACTTTAGTAATGTCATCAGTACACTGGTTGAGGGGTCTTTTGGTAGCACAATAACGGTATTGGATAAATCCTGAGGAGCAGCAAAGGGGAAACCAGTTTTCAGCAACCCCAAATCTGGGACTTTGGCAACACTGGTGCGCTGGAGTTCAAAATTTGTATCACTGTGCAATGTACCCCAAAGCTGTTGGTCAGTTA includes:
- a CDS encoding XRE family transcriptional regulator; amino-acid sequence: MLSQHTMTEKSKKRKHSSDSPLEALTIERTNLSQDELAIYYGIPRANQRWVSGRTEARPTLRQLKLLCQRLGIEHINQLPGEFGAPSTAGGN
- a CDS encoding NB-ARC domain-containing protein; this translates as MNLEDALEFANALVFAKSGNHLTDLQQALIEASWSWKRQSYDKIADTYGYSPTYLKHDVGPKLWKLLSEALGEKVSKKNFRSAIERRWRSEQETRSSNQQPTTQETTTPVGDSTEETDGIGLRPRYGNAKPRHDWSEAVDVRFFYGRQSELAQLQQWILSEHCRLVALLGMGGMGKTSLSIKLAQQLQHQFEFVIWRSLRNAPDLSEILTQLLRFLSNQQDIDLPDTTDKKISRLLNDIRSHRCLLVLDNMETILQGGAQSNAAGNYRAGYEEYGKLLRRWGETSHQSCLVLTSREKPQEIGLLEAEMLPVRSLQITGLKTAEGQEIFNIIGSFQGEEKEWNHLITGYSGNPLALKIVATTIHKLFAGNIAEFLKQNAIIFGNIKNLLDQHFARLSAPERTVIFWLAINREEASFADLRNDIFPPVPPQQLIDTLESLEQRSLVERKASLFSLQPVVMEYITERLVEQICEDIIAGVTAINNTNHWEKSLFRTHAILKAQTKDYLRNTQIRLIIKPIVERLQIALTGKSNLETHLNQILNTLRGKPALAIGYAGGNIINLLCQQQICLKGYDFSRVTIWQAYLQGVDLQDVNFAHSDLSKSVFTKTLGVVFGVAFSPDGKLLATGDVEGQLRLWQVENGKPILICKGHTGWVWSVAFSPDGNTLASCSSDKTIKLWNVSTGQCIKTLEGHTSSIWSVAFSRDGKTLASGSDESTVRLWDVNTGECRQVCQGHTGQVLSVAFSADGKILASASDDQKVRLWDLSTGECRQICHGHTNRIWSVNFSPDGAMLASASADFTIKLWDPCTGECLNTLTNHSDRIRSVMFSADGQTLVSGSDDQTVRLWNVSSGECLNYLQGHTNSIFSVAFNRDGRTVASGSSDQTVRLWNSNTGRCLKILQGYTNSVFSAVFSPNGEQLASASTDNMVRLWDVSSDNCLKRLEGHTGWVTSVAFHPNGEILASSSADQTIHLWSVSTGQCLKVLRGHSYWVQSVSFSPLGETLASSGDDKTIRLWDVNTRECFKILRGHTSWIWSVTFSRDGQTLASGSEDETIRLWDVRSSECLKVLQGHTSRVQSVAFSPDGQSLVSSSGDQTVRIWDVRTGECVRILRGHSKGVWSVAFSPDGELIASGSLDQTVRLWQASTGNYLRSLHGHRNSVRSSIGFSPVKHQDHQDRSDQEQVSSYWLTSGSNDGTIKVWDTNTGQCIKTLIPDRPYQGMNITGVTGLTLAQKSALEALGALS
- a CDS encoding plasmid partition protein ParG, translated to MAEESIRVYLSKDKKKNFKAACVMQDRDMSDVVNELIDKWLDQNGVYIHGDKET
- the bcsA gene encoding UDP-forming cellulose synthase catalytic subunit encodes the protein MTIPFLKIRSKPGQRGLVTTPQQREKLTVWVVEDLPYIFGEILQWLSRRQLLLLIVSLLLLFIPLITARPPIWQQGLLGLILLLVGRVIIQMEEDKPNRKTSEYLHLLLVLLSVFTTLRYFYYRTRYTLNFEGWLNIVFCFLLYGAEFYAIATLFLAYFQTLKIKERQAVSLENIPQEEWFSVDIYIPTYNEDIEIVRKTTLAAVAIDYPADKKSVYVLDDGRKYPERREKLRQMCEDIGCELLTRDNNDHAKAGNINTAFHNTKGDLVLILDCDHIPAKSLLKETVGFFFNPKVSFVQTPHWFYNPDPFERNLLTEGRIPVGNELFYKVLQKGNDFWNAAFFCGSAAVIRKTHVMEIGGIATETVTEDCHTAFRLHSKGYESVYYDKIMVAGLAPEKFSAYIGQQVRWARGMAQILRLENPLFNRKVNLSLAQRLCYMSATAHFFFGFPRLMYAIAPTLFLLFGINSVKGLGFETLCYALPHVILSMQTNHIPYKHVRFSFWNEIFEFALSFQAGIVTLLALINPKLGSFNVTDKGMNVTKRSFDFDSVKYLVLVAALATAALFTVPLWLWLRPEDSQAVIVNVFWSIFNLILLIAACLVAFEQPQLRRSHRMPRKLTAVIHTPHHRWIGKTVNISESGVQILLNTLPNIPDEIRVEIEGDYGHKCLVRGRVVREVAMGDQVKIFVNFINLTPTQHDDLVLVIYSDVKEWYSQRRSETDHPLQSLRFIATSLRRVFREFQPAQETKVRQKVQGAVQLYWDFWKNYSVSATITEIGTHDLRLELDGSQITNLDIMQQTKPMVSLLVTQESNNLKDISFLAQVETIEPVDTGSVHSIGIELSFPESMKEQQAIKIEKLLNSLD
- a CDS encoding Uma2 family endonuclease, whose amino-acid sequence is MNPLTLDLRPLLRLTDREFEKIAAANRDLRLELTADGELIVMPPTGGNTGRRNADLTYQLQAWNRQTQLGEVFDSSTVFQLPNGAGRSPDAAWVSSDRWNSLSLEEQESFPPLCPDFVIELRSKTDSLTSLQNKMLEYMDNGCRLGWLINYQNQQVEIYRSGKAKEILQSPQIISGEEVLPGFRLDLKLIWK